In Pseudonocardia sp. C8, one genomic interval encodes:
- a CDS encoding NAD(P)/FAD-dependent oxidoreductase: MSTAGHDQGTGRHKVVIVGGGFGGVQAAKALEGADVDVTIVDRTNHHLFQPLLYQVATGILSPGLIAPALRRVLKKQRNVRTLLAEVGDIDLENKIVHAAAPDGQHLDLPYDSLVVAAGATHAYFGHPEWAEHAPGMKSIEDARLLRSRILGAYELAEVATDPAEQQAWMTFVVVGAGPTGVELAGQLSELARHVLPREYRAIDTRKARIILLDAAPAVLPPFAKKLQDYTRKTLEEKGIEVRLNTMATDIDADSITVKGPQGEERIFSRTKVWAAGVQASPLAELLAKASGGEVDRAGRLAVDPDCSLPGHRDVFAVGDMVSTIDRLPGVAQVAMQQGTYVGKLIKARAAGDDTTPAPFRYFDKGSMATIGAREAVADVRGVKFTGWLGYLMWCYVHVMFLIGWGNRLGTLFNWVRSLRYARYRGHRLISVTASYDKSEDVHGEVPQEKVEHRPSLDPRTAPGTPAPPEGKPAASA; the protein is encoded by the coding sequence GTGAGCACGGCAGGGCACGACCAAGGCACGGGCCGGCACAAGGTCGTCATCGTCGGCGGCGGGTTCGGCGGTGTGCAGGCCGCCAAGGCGCTCGAGGGCGCCGACGTCGACGTCACCATCGTCGACCGCACCAACCACCACCTCTTCCAGCCGCTGCTCTACCAGGTCGCGACCGGGATCCTGTCCCCCGGCCTGATCGCGCCCGCGCTGCGCCGGGTGCTGAAGAAGCAGCGCAACGTGCGCACGCTGCTGGCCGAGGTCGGTGACATCGACCTGGAGAACAAGATCGTCCACGCGGCCGCGCCGGACGGCCAGCACCTCGACCTGCCCTACGACTCCCTGGTCGTCGCCGCCGGCGCCACGCACGCCTACTTCGGGCACCCCGAGTGGGCCGAGCACGCGCCCGGCATGAAGTCGATCGAGGACGCCCGCCTGCTCCGGTCGCGCATCCTCGGCGCGTACGAGCTGGCCGAGGTCGCGACGGACCCGGCCGAGCAGCAGGCCTGGATGACCTTCGTCGTCGTCGGCGCCGGCCCGACCGGTGTGGAGCTGGCCGGGCAGCTGTCCGAGCTGGCCCGGCACGTGCTGCCGCGCGAGTACCGCGCGATCGACACCCGCAAGGCGCGGATCATCCTGCTCGACGCCGCGCCGGCCGTGCTGCCGCCGTTCGCGAAGAAGCTGCAGGACTACACCCGCAAGACCCTCGAGGAGAAGGGCATCGAGGTCCGCCTGAACACGATGGCGACCGACATCGACGCCGACTCGATCACCGTGAAGGGCCCGCAGGGCGAGGAGCGGATCTTCTCCCGTACCAAGGTGTGGGCGGCCGGCGTGCAGGCCTCCCCGCTCGCGGAGCTGCTCGCCAAGGCCTCCGGCGGCGAGGTCGACCGCGCCGGGCGGCTGGCCGTCGACCCGGACTGCAGCCTGCCGGGCCACCGGGACGTCTTCGCCGTCGGCGACATGGTCTCGACCATCGACCGGCTGCCCGGCGTCGCGCAGGTCGCCATGCAGCAGGGCACCTACGTCGGCAAGCTGATCAAGGCACGGGCGGCGGGCGACGACACCACCCCGGCCCCGTTCCGGTACTTCGACAAGGGCTCGATGGCCACAATCGGCGCCCGCGAGGCCGTCGCCGACGTGCGCGGGGTCAAGTTCACCGGCTGGCTCGGCTACCTGATGTGGTGCTACGTCCACGTCATGTTCCTGATCGGCTGGGGCAACCGGCTCGGCACGCTGTTCAACTGGGTCCGCTCGCTGCGCTACGCCCGCTACCGCGGCCACCGCCTCATCAGCGTCACCGCCTCGTACGACAAGTCCGAGGACGTGCACGGCGAGGTCCCGCAGGAGAAGGTCGAGCACCGCCCCTCGCTCGACCCGCGCACCGCTCCGGGCACGCCCGCGCCGCCGGAGGGGAAGCCGGCCGCCTCGGCCTGA
- a CDS encoding asparagine synthase-related protein produces MCGIVAAFGGTAVGAPREIEKYERMLARVAHRGPDDTGVQIVGNTWLGHQRLSIMDVSGGHQPMSDAAETTWIVGNGEIYNHERISKAFPDGTVRTGSDTEAALHAVMRDGPAAVASLNGMFAVAMGRDDGSGLVARDPFGVKPLYWVPPADIVDGAGDAVPYTAPDPAATVLFASELRAFDPEDRPFVESFPPGCLWSPSSGLVRFADAVPVEVRPARRAVRPSWDDADLSQIREAVVAAVRRRMMSDVGVGVFLSGGLDSALVAAIAAQESRARGVQLPTFAVGTAESGDLLAARKVAAHIGSDHHEVVVTPAEIGEALDHAVEVIEHYDPALVRSSVPNLILAREAAKEVKVVLTGEGADELFAGYPYLHTDDYADPDTLHAELVRSLEQLHHLNLQRCDRTTMYFGLEAREPFLDSGLVRTALALPPEWKQRTDGRPEKAILREAFEGWLPEDLLWRGKEQFGDGSGAGTVLAELAERKAAAARPEDPDRPPHSWPLRSTEEILYHGIWQSHFAGIRPDRVLGAFAEA; encoded by the coding sequence ATGTGCGGGATCGTCGCCGCCTTCGGCGGGACAGCGGTGGGAGCACCGAGGGAGATCGAGAAGTACGAGCGGATGCTCGCCAGGGTGGCGCACCGCGGACCGGACGACACGGGCGTACAGATCGTCGGGAACACCTGGCTCGGCCACCAGCGCCTGTCCATCATGGACGTCAGTGGCGGGCATCAGCCGATGTCGGACGCCGCCGAGACCACCTGGATCGTCGGCAACGGCGAGATCTACAACCACGAGCGGATCAGCAAGGCCTTCCCGGACGGCACGGTGCGGACCGGGTCCGACACCGAGGCCGCGCTGCACGCGGTGATGCGCGACGGGCCGGCCGCGGTCGCGTCGCTGAACGGCATGTTCGCCGTCGCCATGGGCCGTGACGACGGGTCGGGCCTGGTGGCGCGGGACCCGTTCGGGGTCAAGCCGCTGTACTGGGTGCCGCCGGCCGACATCGTCGACGGGGCCGGTGACGCCGTCCCCTACACCGCGCCGGATCCGGCGGCGACCGTGCTGTTCGCCAGCGAGCTGCGGGCGTTCGACCCCGAGGACCGGCCGTTCGTGGAGTCCTTCCCGCCCGGCTGCCTGTGGAGCCCGTCGTCGGGCCTGGTGCGGTTCGCCGACGCGGTGCCCGTCGAGGTCCGGCCGGCGCGCCGGGCGGTCCGGCCGAGCTGGGACGACGCCGACCTGTCCCAGATCAGGGAGGCCGTGGTCGCCGCGGTGCGCCGCCGGATGATGTCCGACGTCGGCGTCGGCGTGTTCCTCTCCGGCGGCCTCGACTCGGCGCTGGTCGCGGCGATCGCCGCGCAGGAGTCGCGGGCGCGCGGCGTGCAGCTGCCGACGTTCGCCGTGGGAACCGCGGAGTCGGGGGACCTGCTCGCGGCCCGGAAGGTCGCCGCGCACATCGGCTCGGACCACCACGAGGTCGTCGTGACCCCGGCCGAGATCGGGGAGGCGCTCGACCATGCCGTCGAGGTCATCGAGCACTACGACCCGGCGCTGGTGCGCAGCTCGGTCCCGAACCTCATCCTGGCCCGCGAGGCGGCCAAGGAGGTCAAGGTCGTGCTCACCGGGGAGGGCGCCGACGAGCTGTTCGCCGGGTACCCGTACCTGCACACCGACGACTACGCCGACCCGGACACCCTGCACGCGGAGCTGGTGCGCTCGCTCGAGCAGCTGCACCACCTGAACCTGCAGCGCTGCGACCGCACGACGATGTACTTCGGCCTGGAGGCCCGCGAGCCGTTCCTCGACTCGGGCCTGGTGCGGACCGCGCTGGCGCTGCCGCCCGAGTGGAAGCAGCGCACCGACGGCCGCCCGGAGAAGGCGATCCTGCGCGAGGCCTTCGAGGGCTGGCTGCCGGAGGACCTGCTGTGGCGCGGCAAGGAGCAGTTCGGCGACGGGTCCGGCGCGGGCACCGTGCTGGCCGAGCTCGCCGAGCGCAAGGCCGCTGCGGCGCGTCCGGAGGACCCGGACCGGCCGCCGCACTCGTGGCCGCTGCGCAGTACCGAGGAGATCCTCTACCACGGGATCTGGCAGTCCCACTTCGCCGGGATCCGCCCGGACCGGGTGCTGGGCGCGTTCGCGGAGGCCTGA
- a CDS encoding alpha/beta fold hydrolase, with protein sequence MEREVEVEPGVALWVEDLPAAGDSPACPVLLVMGANAAGPSWPDGLVERLRERHRVVRYDHRDTGRSSRAFEDHPYGIADLAGDALTVLDACGIGRAHVVGMSMGGLLVQLLALDAPERLASATLLCTAALDAHRAGLPGPPLELLRMWQELHDPRDEHGELTWRVEHWRLLAGDALPFDPAEFEALERRVMAHCGRVEPATAHALAGVDGLDRGDELGAITVPTLVVEAPADPVHPPPHAAYLAERIAGGRAEPPVRLVSIEGMGHALPAAVLDPLAAELLEHAAEAEDALWGPGVVAPQGQPTQR encoded by the coding sequence GTGGAACGCGAGGTCGAGGTCGAGCCCGGTGTGGCCCTGTGGGTCGAGGATCTCCCCGCCGCCGGCGACTCGCCGGCGTGCCCGGTCCTGCTCGTGATGGGCGCGAACGCCGCGGGGCCGTCCTGGCCGGACGGGCTGGTCGAGCGGCTGCGCGAGCGGCACCGGGTGGTCCGCTACGACCACCGCGACACCGGGCGGTCGTCGCGGGCCTTCGAGGACCATCCGTACGGCATCGCCGACCTCGCCGGTGACGCGCTCACCGTGCTGGACGCCTGCGGGATCGGCCGCGCGCACGTCGTCGGGATGTCGATGGGCGGGCTCCTGGTGCAGCTGCTCGCCCTCGACGCCCCCGAGCGGCTGGCGAGCGCGACCCTGCTGTGCACCGCGGCGCTCGACGCGCACCGGGCGGGCCTGCCCGGGCCCCCGCTGGAGCTGCTGCGGATGTGGCAGGAGCTGCACGACCCGCGCGACGAGCACGGCGAGCTGACCTGGCGGGTCGAGCACTGGCGGCTGCTCGCCGGCGACGCCCTCCCGTTCGACCCCGCCGAGTTCGAGGCCCTGGAACGGCGGGTGATGGCCCACTGCGGGCGGGTGGAGCCGGCGACCGCGCACGCGCTGGCCGGCGTGGACGGACTCGACCGGGGCGACGAGCTCGGTGCGATCACCGTGCCGACGCTGGTGGTGGAGGCGCCCGCGGATCCGGTGCACCCGCCGCCGCACGCCGCCTACCTCGCCGAGCGGATCGCGGGCGGGCGGGCCGAGCCTCCCGTCCGGCTGGTCTCGATCGAGGGCATGGGACACGCGCTGCCCGCGGCCGTGCTGGACCCGCTCGCCGCGGAGCTGCTGGAACACGCCGCCGAGGCCGAGGACGCGCTCTGGGGACCGGGCGTGGTGGCCCCGCAGGGTCAGCCGACCCAGCGGTAG
- a CDS encoding sensor histidine kinase, with the protein MRRRAGGAGVPLARQFLVWQLVVVLVLLGAVAALAAVQSAESFRNVQGRRMLSVAEDVASIPTVREALQSGDHDLLPSFARSAENLSGADEIEIVDAGLVVRTSPDPSRVRQRFDPGASTAPAGRAWVGNPDGRTVVAQVPVIGDRGEVAGLVSAGIRAPSLVESLTGARAESAALLGLALGVGVAGSLLLARRVRQQTLGLEPDEIVELVQRREAMLLGIKEGVVGLDTADRITLLNPVARELLELPGARAGDHVDDLGLDDRLREVLTGAAAGEDQLVLRDTRALVLNRMPVRLDGHEVGAVVTLRDRTELTTLQHRLDASHTVTDTLRAQAHEFSNRLHTIAGLTELGEHDEVRRFVAGIVAATEDWRRTVSACVGDPATAALLVAKNSQAAERGVELALDPDTRLDPTDPDRDPDLSADLVTVLGNLVDNAIDATAGADGPRLVEIGLAGGGDDEVWIEVRDSGPGVASELAEEVFRAGFSTKAAEIGGRGLGLALARQACLRRGGTIAVRNTGESGAVFEATLPLLPTGVRA; encoded by the coding sequence TGCTGCTCGGCGCGGTCGCGGCGCTGGCCGCGGTGCAGTCCGCCGAGTCGTTCCGCAACGTCCAGGGCCGCCGGATGCTGTCGGTCGCCGAGGACGTCGCCTCGATCCCGACCGTCCGCGAGGCCCTGCAGAGCGGCGACCACGACCTGCTGCCGTCGTTCGCCCGCAGCGCGGAGAACCTGTCCGGCGCCGACGAGATCGAGATCGTGGACGCCGGGCTGGTCGTGCGGACCTCACCGGACCCGTCGCGGGTGCGGCAGCGCTTCGACCCGGGGGCGAGCACCGCGCCCGCCGGGCGGGCCTGGGTCGGCAACCCGGACGGCCGCACCGTCGTCGCGCAGGTCCCGGTGATCGGCGACCGGGGCGAGGTCGCCGGGCTGGTGTCGGCCGGCATCCGGGCGCCGTCGCTGGTGGAGTCCCTGACCGGTGCGCGGGCCGAGTCGGCGGCGTTGCTGGGGCTCGCGCTGGGCGTCGGCGTCGCCGGGTCGCTGCTGCTGGCCCGCCGGGTCCGCCAGCAGACCCTCGGCCTGGAACCGGACGAGATCGTCGAGCTGGTGCAGCGCCGCGAGGCAATGCTGCTGGGCATCAAGGAGGGTGTGGTCGGGCTGGACACGGCCGACCGGATCACCCTGCTCAACCCGGTGGCGCGCGAGCTGCTGGAGCTGCCCGGTGCCCGCGCCGGCGACCACGTCGACGACCTCGGCCTGGACGACCGGCTGCGCGAGGTGCTCACCGGCGCGGCCGCGGGGGAGGACCAGCTGGTGCTGCGTGACACCCGGGCGCTCGTGCTGAACCGGATGCCGGTGCGGCTCGACGGGCACGAGGTCGGCGCGGTCGTCACCCTGCGGGACCGCACCGAGCTGACCACGCTGCAGCACCGGCTCGACGCCTCGCACACCGTCACCGACACGCTGCGCGCGCAGGCCCACGAGTTCTCGAACCGGCTGCACACCATCGCCGGGCTGACCGAGCTCGGCGAGCACGACGAGGTCCGGCGGTTCGTCGCCGGGATCGTCGCGGCCACCGAGGACTGGCGGCGCACCGTGTCGGCGTGCGTCGGGGACCCGGCGACGGCCGCGCTGCTGGTCGCGAAGAACAGCCAGGCCGCCGAGCGCGGGGTGGAGCTGGCGCTCGACCCCGACACCCGGCTCGACCCGACCGACCCCGACCGCGACCCGGACCTGTCCGCCGACCTGGTGACGGTGCTGGGCAACCTGGTCGACAACGCGATCGACGCCACGGCCGGCGCGGACGGCCCGCGCCTGGTGGAGATCGGGCTGGCCGGGGGCGGCGACGACGAGGTGTGGATCGAGGTGCGGGACTCCGGCCCGGGCGTGGCCTCCGAGCTGGCCGAGGAGGTGTTCCGCGCCGGGTTCAGCACCAAGGCGGCCGAGATCGGCGGCCGCGGTCTCGGCCTGGCTCTGGCCCGTCAGGCGTGCCTGCGCCGGGGTGGGACGATCGCGGTACGCAACACCGGGGAGTCCGGTGCGGTGTTCGAGGCGACGTTGCCGCTGCTGCCGACGGGGGTTCGGGCGTGA
- the mihF gene encoding integration host factor, actinobacterial type, which produces MALPTLTPEQRAEALKKAAAARTARKELRDKIASGEETIPAVLGRAKTDQIVGKTKVVDLLKSVPGWGPARVSKVMEKAGIDASRRAAGLGERQRQALIDEVG; this is translated from the coding sequence ATGGCCCTGCCCACCCTGACCCCGGAACAGCGCGCAGAGGCGCTCAAGAAGGCGGCCGCCGCGCGCACCGCCCGCAAGGAGCTCCGCGACAAGATCGCCAGCGGCGAGGAGACGATCCCCGCGGTACTGGGTCGCGCGAAGACCGACCAGATCGTCGGCAAGACCAAGGTCGTCGACCTGCTCAAGAGCGTCCCCGGCTGGGGCCCGGCGCGGGTCTCGAAGGTGATGGAGAAGGCCGGCATCGACGCCTCGCGGCGTGCCGCCGGTCTCGGCGAGCGGCAGCGCCAGGCGCTGATCGACGAGGTCGGCTGA
- a CDS encoding response regulator codes for MKVLVVDDDFMVARVHSGYVERIEGCTVVGVAHGGEEAVELAARLRPDLVLLDVYLPDVSGLEVLSRLRTGAPDDPFVLVVTAADDPDTVAAALHGGALHYLVKPFDFAALAAQVQRAARVRRDLDRVRGQSDIDRLFGGAAVPSAGGQERMPKGLATPTAELVARTLRERTSDGDDLSAAECAEATALSRVSARRYLEHFVTTGVVTVRLRYGTGRPERRYRWVG; via the coding sequence GTGAAGGTGCTGGTGGTCGACGACGACTTCATGGTCGCCCGGGTGCATTCCGGGTACGTGGAGCGGATCGAGGGCTGCACCGTCGTCGGGGTCGCGCACGGCGGCGAAGAGGCGGTCGAGCTGGCCGCGCGGCTGCGTCCCGACCTGGTGCTGCTCGACGTCTACCTGCCCGACGTGTCCGGGCTCGAGGTCCTGTCGCGGCTGCGGACCGGCGCCCCCGACGACCCGTTCGTGCTGGTCGTCACGGCCGCGGACGACCCGGACACGGTCGCCGCCGCGCTGCACGGCGGCGCGCTGCACTACCTGGTGAAGCCGTTCGACTTCGCGGCGCTCGCCGCGCAGGTGCAGCGGGCGGCCCGGGTCCGGCGCGACCTCGACCGGGTCCGCGGCCAGTCCGACATCGACCGCCTGTTCGGCGGCGCCGCGGTCCCGTCCGCGGGCGGGCAGGAGCGGATGCCGAAGGGGCTCGCCACCCCCACCGCCGAGCTCGTCGCCCGGACCCTGCGCGAGCGCACGAGCGACGGCGACGACCTGTCCGCCGCCGAGTGCGCCGAGGCGACCGCGCTGTCGCGGGTCAGCGCACGGCGGTACCTGGAGCACTTCGTGACCACCGGCGTGGTGACCGTGCGGCTGCGCTACGGCACCGGGCGCCCGGAACGCCGCTACCGCTGGGTCGGCTGA